The following is a genomic window from Geobacillus subterraneus.
AGCCGCTCGAGTTCCGCTTTGCGCGCTTCCTTGTCCGCTTCGGCCCGCTTGATGCGCGTCTCTTTTTCCGCTTCGGCCGTCGCGATATCGGCGTCGCGCTTCACTTGGGCGATGCGCGGCTTCCCGAGCGCGTCAAGGTAGCCGTTTTTGTCGCGCACGTCTTTGATCGTGAACGAGACGATGACAAGCCCCATTTTCGCGAGATCTTGCGAAGCGACACGCTGCACTTCTTGCGAAAATTTATCGCGGTTTTTATAAATTTCTTCAACCGTCATCGACCCGAGGATGGAGCGAAGATGGCCTTCAAGCACTTCACGCGCTTCGTTTTCCATATCTTGGCGCGTTTTGCCTAAAAACTGCTCGGCCGCGGTCGCGATTTCGCTGATCGAACTTCCGACTTTGATGATCGCCACCCCGTCCGCCATGACGGGCACGCCTTGTTCCGTATACACTTCCGGCGTTTGCACATCGAGCTTGATCGACAATAAACTGAGCGGCTCAGCCTGCTGGAAAATCGGCACGACAAACGTGCCGCCGCCGCGGACGATTTTAATTTTGTTTCCCGATTCGTCCACGTGAACGTTTTTGCTTCCTAAGTAGCTGCCCGTCACAATGAGCGCCTCGTCCGGCCCGACGGTGCGGTAGCGGGCGATAAAAATGGCAATAAGTCCGACAAGAAGCAAGACGACGACGCCGATCACGACAAGCCATGGCGCAATAGTCATCACTTTTTCCCCTTTCTCTGTTTAAATCAAAGCATGATACGGATCGCGCTTCGCCACTACAGCGATGCCGTTTTCCATTTGCACGATGACGACTTCTTCCCCCGCAGCGATTTCCTCGCGATGGAGGCTTTTCGCTGGTTTCGCCACCGCCCCGCTTTTGCGGGAGATGAGAATTTCACCAAACCCATCAGGCGGCACCGGGACGATCACTTTGGCGAGCGTTCCCTCCAAATCGGCGTCCGTATATCCAAGTGACGCCTCAGCCGAACGGAGCGGCAAAAAAACGAAAAAGTGCAACAGCAACACAGCAACAAGCGCCGCGCCGATGGCAAGCCACAGAACCAAGCTCGATGCCCAGTCTGTGTACCATTCCGCCAGCAATCCGACCGCGCTGCCAACAATGAAAAACGATAAAACTAGCTGCGGACTGAACAGCGGATGATCGGGCAGATCGAAGATGCCATCAAGCACATCGCTGAAGAAAAAATACAAAACCGTCAACAACGCACTGACGACAAGCACCCATCCGTACACAACTTCAGGCGAATGGCTGAACAACTCCCCTCCCTCCTTTCCCCTTCGCTTATACATACGGCGAAGGCAGCCGTTGGTTTCATCATTTTTCCAATGTCATCAAAATTCGACAATCCTCCCTGATTTCCTTCTTCTAACAGCAGAAAAAATGCAGGGAGACCGGCAGGATTTTGCATAGTGCAAGGCGAATCAAGCTATGCGAATCTAAAAACATATCGGGAGGGAGACCATGTCAGAAACGCGCATTGACCACGATCGGCTGTTTAAAGAGTTGTTGAGCACCTTTTTTGAAGAATTTGTTCTCCTCTTCTTTCCTCACGTACACGAACAGATTGACTTTCACTACCTTTCCTTTTTATCAGAAGAAGTGCTGACCGATGTCACCGCGGGTGAAAAACATCGAGTCGATTTATTGGTCGAGACGAAGCTGAGAGGAGAAGACGGACTGATCGTCATCCACATCGAACATCAAAGCTACATCCAATCCTCGTTTTCAGAGCGAATGTTCATTTATTTCAGCCGCTTGTTTCAAAAACACCGCCGCCGCATTCTTCCGATCGCCATCTTCAGCTATGATGCCATCCGCGATGAACCATCTTCATTCACCGTTTCGTTTCCGTTTTTGACCGTTCTCGATTTCCGTTTTTTGACGGTGGAATTGTCCAAACTCCCATGGCGCACATACATCCGCCATGACAACCCGGTCGCTGCCGCCCTGTTAAGCAAAATGGGGTATAATGAAGAGGAGAAGGTGGAAGTGAAAAAGGAATTTTTGCGCATGCTCACCCGCCTCGAGCTCGATGAGGCGAGACAGCGTCTGTTGTTCGGCTTTTTCGAAACGTATTTGCGGTTATCGGAGGAAGAAGAAGTCCGACTGCGAGATGAGGTGAAGACCATGGAGGAGAAGGAGGCTGCCAAAGTCATGGAACTTATCGTGTCATACGAACAGAAAGGCATGGAAAAAGGAATGGAAAAAGGAATAGAGAAAGGAATGGAGAAAGCAAAGTTGGATGTTGCGAAACGAATGTTGGCAAAAGGATTTGATGCTGACACGATCCATGAACTGACCGGACTGCCGCTGGAAACGATTGAACAATTGAAGCCATGAGAAGGCAAACCCCTTCTCCCTGAATCATTCGGGTTGCCGCCCCCCATTTCTCCAAACTTTGGAACATCTTCAGGGAGAAGGTCTTTTCATCGTTCTTCGCTTTATTCCTCTGAAATCCCCAGCCGCTCCAAATCCCGCCCAAGCTGCCCCGTAAGCATGAGCCCGTACATGCGAAAATCGGCCCGAAGCGACCAAAACGGATGGCCGAAGGTGGCGGGCTTGTTTCCTT
Proteins encoded in this region:
- a CDS encoding Rpn family recombination-promoting nuclease/putative transposase, with the protein product MSETRIDHDRLFKELLSTFFEEFVLLFFPHVHEQIDFHYLSFLSEEVLTDVTAGEKHRVDLLVETKLRGEDGLIVIHIEHQSYIQSSFSERMFIYFSRLFQKHRRRILPIAIFSYDAIRDEPSSFTVSFPFLTVLDFRFLTVELSKLPWRTYIRHDNPVAAALLSKMGYNEEEKVEVKKEFLRMLTRLELDEARQRLLFGFFETYLRLSEEEEVRLRDEVKTMEEKEAAKVMELIVSYEQKGMEKGMEKGIEKGMEKAKLDVAKRMLAKGFDADTIHELTGLPLETIEQLKP
- a CDS encoding NfeD family protein, translating into MFSHSPEVVYGWVLVVSALLTVLYFFFSDVLDGIFDLPDHPLFSPQLVLSFFIVGSAVGLLAEWYTDWASSLVLWLAIGAALVAVLLLHFFVFLPLRSAEASLGYTDADLEGTLAKVIVPVPPDGFGEILISRKSGAVAKPAKSLHREEIAAGEEVVIVQMENGIAVVAKRDPYHALI